The following proteins come from a genomic window of Alicyclobacillus dauci:
- a CDS encoding RidA family protein: MAERIRISTGSSWEPVVGYSRAIRVGNRVEVAGTTAVRDGKPVGVGDAYAQTVCALEIIKESLEKVGAKLSDVVRTRMFVTDISKWEKIGKAHGEFFSDIRPVATMVEVKSLIEPELLVEIEAVAILDE, translated from the coding sequence ATGGCGGAGAGAATCAGAATATCTACAGGCTCGTCCTGGGAACCAGTTGTCGGCTACAGTCGAGCAATTCGAGTTGGAAATCGTGTCGAAGTCGCAGGCACAACAGCTGTGAGAGACGGTAAACCCGTTGGTGTTGGTGATGCTTACGCTCAAACGGTGTGTGCTTTGGAAATCATCAAAGAATCTCTCGAAAAAGTTGGAGCAAAACTGTCGGACGTTGTTCGGACGAGAATGTTTGTCACTGACATATCGAAGTGGGAAAAGATCGGGAAAGCACATGGAGAATTTTTTAGCGATATTCGTCCAGTAGCAACGATGGTTGAAGTGAAATCTCTGATTGAACCAGAACTCCTGGTTGAGATTGAGGCAGTTGCAATTCTCGACGAGTAG
- a CDS encoding SGNH/GDSL hydrolase family protein, which yields MIFEDGTKLVMIGDSITDCGRARPIGEWSHEGLGNGYVSLVDGLLRSVCPDRTIRVVNMGTSGNTVLDLRDRWQADVINLTPSYLSIMIGVNDVWRHFDRPAFREIHIDPDTYYRTLSDLVSSTKPSVRQIFLLSPFYLEPNKEDLMRKMVDEYGQLMKRVAIDTGVVFVDVQAAFDQVLKHLYTSSLSADRVHPNLTGHLVIARAFLQAIGFNWL from the coding sequence GTGATTTTCGAGGATGGGACGAAACTGGTGATGATTGGCGACTCCATCACAGACTGTGGCCGTGCTCGGCCAATCGGTGAATGGTCGCACGAAGGCCTTGGTAATGGCTATGTTTCTCTTGTCGATGGACTCCTTCGTTCCGTGTGTCCGGACCGGACCATTCGGGTGGTCAACATGGGGACCAGTGGGAACACAGTTTTGGATCTGCGGGACCGCTGGCAGGCTGATGTGATAAATCTCACGCCAAGCTATTTAAGCATCATGATTGGTGTGAACGACGTGTGGCGCCATTTTGATCGACCAGCGTTTAGAGAGATTCACATCGATCCCGATACATACTATCGAACACTATCCGATCTCGTTTCCTCCACGAAACCGTCGGTCCGACAAATATTTCTGCTGAGCCCATTCTATCTTGAACCGAACAAGGAAGATCTCATGCGGAAGATGGTCGATGAATACGGGCAACTAATGAAACGCGTGGCAATCGACACGGGTGTAGTGTTCGTTGACGTCCAGGCGGCGTTTGACCAGGTCCTGAAACATCTATACACGTCTTCCCTGTCCGCCGACAGAGTCCACCCAAATTTGACAGGGCATCTCGTCATCGCCCGTGCCTTCCTCCAAGCGATTGGTTTCAACTGGCTCTAA
- a CDS encoding amino acid permease — translation MNDKYQPDGQLRRELKSRHLSMIAIGGAIGTGLFVASGSSISTAGPGGALLAYIIVGAMVYFVMTGLGEMATFMPVAGSFERYASRFIDPALGFAFGWNYWYTWAVTVPAELAAGSMVMKYWFPHTSPILWSAIFLIILLLLNIVSVRGYGEGEFWFAGVKVLTVLVFVVVGVLMIFGILTGHSAGFHNFTLGGSPFHGGALATFGTFLVAGFAFQGTELVGLAAGESDDPGKNVPRAIRQVFWRILLFYVVAIFIIGMLIPYTDPNLLKASQDNNIAISPFTLVFERAGLAIAASVMNAVILTAVLSAGNSAVYASTRMLWALAKEGKAPRVFARLTRNGVPIYSLVITALIGFVAFLASLVGNGVVYNWMLSAASLTGFLAWLGVAISHYRFRKAYIAQGRDVNKLVYRAKFYPFGSIFAFILCLVVIVFQDYTAFTAGKIDWLGITTTYLGIPLFIILWLAYKFVKKTKVIPLHEVDLDSRE, via the coding sequence ATGAATGATAAATATCAACCAGATGGGCAACTCCGTCGCGAGTTAAAATCTCGGCACTTGTCGATGATCGCCATCGGCGGTGCCATTGGCACAGGCCTCTTTGTCGCAAGCGGATCGTCGATTAGCACGGCCGGTCCTGGAGGTGCGCTGCTCGCTTATATCATCGTCGGCGCCATGGTCTATTTCGTCATGACTGGCCTGGGTGAAATGGCGACGTTCATGCCGGTGGCTGGCTCATTCGAACGGTACGCTTCTCGCTTTATCGATCCGGCACTCGGCTTCGCCTTTGGCTGGAACTATTGGTACACTTGGGCCGTCACGGTTCCCGCTGAACTTGCGGCCGGATCGATGGTCATGAAGTACTGGTTCCCGCATACGTCACCTATCCTCTGGAGCGCAATTTTCTTGATCATCCTGTTGTTGCTCAACATCGTTTCTGTGAGGGGCTACGGCGAAGGAGAATTTTGGTTCGCCGGAGTGAAGGTTTTGACAGTGCTTGTCTTCGTCGTTGTGGGCGTGCTGATGATCTTCGGGATTCTCACGGGTCACTCGGCCGGATTTCATAACTTCACACTTGGCGGATCGCCATTTCACGGTGGTGCCCTCGCGACGTTTGGTACATTTCTTGTCGCTGGGTTCGCATTCCAGGGCACTGAACTGGTCGGGCTCGCTGCCGGCGAGAGTGACGATCCAGGGAAGAATGTACCGAGAGCCATTCGACAGGTATTTTGGCGCATTTTGCTTTTCTATGTGGTCGCCATTTTCATCATCGGGATGCTCATCCCTTATACAGATCCAAATCTCCTGAAGGCAAGCCAAGACAACAACATTGCCATCAGTCCCTTTACCTTGGTGTTTGAACGAGCTGGTCTCGCTATTGCAGCTTCCGTCATGAATGCGGTCATTTTGACGGCCGTTCTCTCTGCCGGCAACTCGGCTGTTTACGCATCGACGCGGATGCTCTGGGCGCTTGCAAAAGAGGGCAAGGCGCCGCGTGTGTTTGCTCGACTTACGCGCAACGGTGTGCCGATTTACTCTCTTGTGATCACGGCGCTTATCGGCTTCGTGGCCTTTCTGGCCTCACTGGTGGGGAACGGAGTCGTGTACAATTGGATGTTGAGTGCAGCAAGCCTTACCGGGTTTCTCGCTTGGCTCGGGGTGGCCATTAGCCACTATCGGTTCCGAAAGGCTTACATTGCCCAAGGACGAGATGTAAACAAACTGGTTTACCGGGCGAAATTCTACCCGTTCGGGTCCATCTTCGCGTTTATTTTATGTCTCGTCGTGATTGTCTTTCAGGATTATACGGCGTTCACAGCGGGTAAAATAGACTGGTTGGGAATTACGACGACGTACCTTGGGATTCCGTTGTTCATCATCCTGTGGCTCGCATATAAGTTCGTGAAGAAGACGAAAGTCATTCCTTTACACGAAGTGGACCTTGATTCACGGGAATAA